The Xiphophorus maculatus strain JP 163 A chromosome 7, X_maculatus-5.0-male, whole genome shotgun sequence region ACCCTGCTAGAGACATTTTCTGCGGCTAATGTAGCAGTGAAGGTTGCTTCAAGGCGTCTCAGTGGGCTGAACGCTTCTGTATCTACCATTTCCACCCCCTTTCATAAATGCTTgctgttggtctatcacaatAAAATTCCAATACAGTACATTGAAGTTTGTCTCTACAATGggacaaaatgctttttaaaaaatccatatCTTACTTAAGAGTCTATCTACATGTATTGACAAGGTTTTTCTTAACATTAGACGTGTTTGTGACTAATTGCTGATATTAATTCAACCACATTAAGCCTTAAATTGTCAATTAATGCCAGATGAATATGTATGATTATGAGTTATCACATGAGGCTGTGATTTTCTGTCCCTTTTTTCACTATTGTCATGTTAGTAAGAACTGTGCACTGCAAGTCATCCCTTCACAAGAGGCCCCCATGCGCCCCAATCCAGCCAAGTGAGGTACTTACATGTAGCTTACGTGGTGACCCAGTGTGTTAGCTCCAGCACCCTGCCTCTCTACCTTAAATAATCTTTCTCACTGCCATAGTCCATTAAGGAGCCCGCCACATCAGCAAAGTCCTCCAGGACCAGGCTAGTGGAATCCTCACCAGATGGCATCTCCGTGGCCCAGGGGCAGTGATGGGGACCGTCCTCAGTGGACACATTGCTTGTCCTTGGTCCCTGTTGGTCAGGTTTGAGGACCTGAGATGGTCCGGGGTGAGACGACTGGTAGGCTGGTTCCAGGTCTTGGCTGTGTTGTTCTTTGCCGTCGCTGCCGCTGCCGCCGTCGCTGCCCTGCGAGGAGGGCGCCAGGACGTGGTAGAGGCTCGGCAGGCGGATGTCCAGTAGCACGCCGCTCTTTATGTAGAGCTTGTTGTTGAGGTTGTAGAGCTTTTCGGAAATGTCGTAGCCGAGCATGACGGAGAAGAGGTTGTCAATGTAGCGGTCCTTTGATATCAGCATGTAGAGACGGCGGCGACTCCACGAGACGTAGCGGGAGTCTTCTTCTGCCGTCAGCGTCACCTGCGAAAAATTCAAAGAACTCTTGAATTatattcctaaaaataaaaattaaatcaggtTTGTGCCTTGTTGGCAATATTATCTCCCTGAAATGAGCGATAGTGTAAATATGAAGTGATCTCATACCTGGAACTTTCCTTCTTCATTTGGTCTGAGAGACTCCCACTCAGGGGAGTCAAGGAACTGGTGCCGGTGAATGTAATGCAGGAACTGACCCTCCAAAGACACATTGATCCTGTAAGTGAGAATAAGAGAGATAAAAATGGTGAATGGCCTGTACTTATATAGTGCTTTATCAATCCAGAGGACCCCCAAAGCACTTTACAGTACATTCAGTCATTCCCCCATTCACACGCTAATGGTGGTAAGCTACTTGATGGTAGCAAGGCAACCTGACAGAAGGCTGCCTTGCTACCATCATCACTGGGTtctttgaccaccaccagtgGGCAAGACATCTTGTCTGTCTTGTCGTCAAGAACACGACAGAGGCAGACAGAGTGGCAATCGAACTGACAACAAAGAATCGAATGCAGGACAAACTACCACCACCATTGCCAAAGTCATCAGGTGAAAAACGGGGCAGAGGATAAATATGATATTGAAAACAGAGGGAGGTGGAGGTTTCTCCAGTCCCACTGAGCCTTGTGAGAACAAATGTTACAGTATCCATCCGACTATTAATTGTGATTCCCCTCGCCGAGGTCTAGTCCTGGAGGTTGCTGGTTCAGAGAGAACACACAGTAGACTCCCACCTATTTGCAGACGTCTCTATGGAGAGCTACTCTGAAccatttgcaaaaaatatgtcTATCCACAAACTTTTTTTACACCACATATTCTATTGGAAGCTGGAATACCTAAGAGCAGTGCCACACGACATGCTTTGactggcatttgcaaagcaacCAATACAGGGGCACCATTCATGTTCATTGCCAATGACTGGCTGTAATCTCAAGAGCAGAGACAAGGAAGACGGTGGCAGTTACTTACTGCAATAGTGccaagatggtttccactgtatgtattaattcatattaaggtctatttgatgtttgaactCTTTAAATAAGCTGCTGTAAGGGTTTTTAGAAGAAGCCTTCACAGATTTAAACTATTTGCAGCCAGTTGTGGTACCTAGCCCCTGTGAATACCAGTGGTCCACTACAAACATCCCTCTGCATTGAGACACTTGGGGAGACCAAGATATTTCCTAGCAGGAAGAGTAGGTTTAGTCAATTTAGCCACTCCTGGTTCTGCTTTGGGACGTCCAAGGACCTCCAAACGTCGGTCTTTATAGGCACCTTTATCAGATCGCCTTCTTCTGATGTGGAGGAGCACAGCGTCTTCTCTAAGTGGGCCAAATGTATTGCCAACAAACAAATAGTTTGTTATTTAAGGTTATTTCAGATGTTTGCCATTTTACAGCCCCAGAATTGCAAGAAACTCACACCCAACCCAGGTTGGAGGGAGTATGCTACCATTTCCTGGTTGACTCTTCACACTCAGCTTCAACTGGCTCCAGTGAATGCTAAAGGCCATAGGTTGAACATACCAGCAGAACCACACCACTTGCCAAAACTGAAGAAGGGACTCTGAGGTTCCCAAAAAAGGTCACTTGCCTCAACACAACTAACAACCACAACAAACAGAATCATGAATGGAGATTAAAACGTGTGTGATGATCCAGTTTAATTAACTGAGTATGATCAAGAGAAGATAACCTTGATAAAATATTCTTTGTCTTGTGGCTTTGTCTGGAACATGTTCCctgttttaggttttattggctctagtggcctttatttgatagagaattgacaggaaaggggggaagacatgcggcgaGGGTCACCAagccgggaatcaaacctgctACACCTGTGTTGAGGACTAAGGcttccatatgtgggttgtgtttAACCCCTGTGCCTCCACTGCACCCCCGGGACATGCTCCTTTGTATAATCCAAGAAATATGCTGTATAACGATGTTCAACGTTTGGGAGACTGCGTGATAGATGTTGCCGTTTTCTTAATTTGCTAAACGTTTAAACTGAATCTCATCCGACTGTGCCTCTCTACTCACAGTCTCCCACTCACAATCACCTCTCATTCCTCTAACTACTCTGGGAAGCAAAGAGGAGGTGCCAAGATGGCTTAATAAAGGATGAGTAAAAAGAAGAATAGATCGGCAAATTTGAGAGAGATTTGCTTCGTTCATCATATTAAACGATTGTTCAAACGTTTAAAGGAAAAGTATTTTACTCCTTTAGAAGGGTCCAATAAATGCAGACCACAACCAGGTTGATGCTAATGTGGGAATTGTAGGTTGTTCAAAGAATGAGGAGCAAAGTGTTTATGGCAAATGACAAATATTCCAACTTCTAGATCACTTCTGATATACGTAATAGATATTAGCCCCATTGGCTTTGCATGTATGATGAAATTATACCAATCACTAAACACGTTCTTTAACTCCAGGTAAAAACTAcaagagatttatttaaaataatgtaagatGTCGTTCCCCTTGGCCTGCACTTGGTGTGTTGTGGGCAAATTAGTTTTTCCTCAAAGGGTCACAAATTATCTGCAGATGATTATtaattgttttgaaataattaaaaaaaaacatgtcaatgcCTGCATTCCTTGTTTGATATTGCAGTTAAATCAACTACGAGACTGATGCTTAACAAAGACTAtcagaacaacacaaaacaattgCCAGCAGTAATACTTTCACGTTGAAAAGCAACTTGTGTAACATTTCACCACTTTCCGTGAAAGGAGCTCTTCagatatttgtttgttgttccaAAGCTGTCTCAGACTCTCGGCGCTCTCAGTTTCACGGACGAGATTTAATTCAAGGTAAGGAGAGCTGTCTGCCTCCGCTCTCCTGTTGCACATAGAAAAGATATCACTGGAACACTGTCAGATTGCACTGGGACCCACACTGATGAGTCACGGACAGAAATAATCTGTTTACGACATTTCTCTTCTGTAGCTCCCACAGATCCGACGCAGCTCCACTTTGAGGATGTTTGGATGAAGAGAACACATTTCCTGTGAGGGTCAAAAGCTGCCAAGAGTCAGAACTTTGACGTCTAATTTTAGCAAAGCTGCTGATAGTAGCCTAATATTAGACTTTGTTGTTTAAACAtgtaggggggaaaaaacggaGAGAACCCTCTCTGGCAACTTGACTTCATATATGGAGAAAAagattatctttaaaaaaagggataaacttaaaaataaagttcatttaaaattttcaagaGAAATACAAAATCATCATTTTGAAAGTTGAGGAGGGCCTTCAGCAAAAATGAATAACCTAGACTTTTAAAGCACACAGTCCATTTCAAAACCAATTCTTTATGACTAAGAAAGTTGTCGATATGGACCgaatagaaaaacacaaagtatatttgtggttttcataGCCAAAAATagctaattttttaaattaaattcatcaaagtgattttaaaccattttcttGTGTGAAATTTTTCTCTAAAGTGTCAGTACACCATATGAATGGAGACAAAAATCTCCGTTCTGGGAAAAAACTAAGAGCCTAAAACAAATACAGCACTTTGAAAGTCAGATAATGGAAGACACACTATAAAATAGATACATGGAATGGAAATAGTAGTAGCTCCTCCCGAACCGCCGTTTTATATTTATGTCCAAGGtcattttcttttgataaaCTACGATATTTACAAGTGTCATATGAGTTttgccagcagagggcgctcgGCGTCGTACGCAACAGTTGCTTAAGCTCTGGCCGCCAGAAGAAGTTCGCCAGCGCTTGATGTTGAAGTGTAGAGGACGCACCTAGTAGCAGCTCCTATAACTTGCTATTTTGTAGGTAAGCGGGGCGGTAAATTATATATAGATGATAGGTAATAGTAGTAATGTCTCATAAGTACCTCGCCACAGAACAGAGCTAAAGCTAACGAGTGAAATCACACGTTGTAGCACTTGCTTTGATTGCAGTGTGGCTAAAATGGCGGACTCGTGGTCCGCGGCGGTGGCAGAGCTTTTTCAAGTTTGTGTGAGCTGAAATATACGAGTATGACCTGGCTTAACGGAGTAAATGTCATGTCCTGAGGTGTTTGTGTAAAACCGAACTGAGGATATGCAGCTTGGTCATGTTCCTGTGGTAGTTTAGTTATCCGGCTGCCATTAAAGCCTGTATTCTCCGTGCAGCTATTTTTGGTTTATAGCTGCACTATATATATTtactatatttgtttttttctggttatcAGAGCAAGtataaaatactttgtgttaatTTCATCAATATGGAGTATAaccagaaaatgtttgacatttatttaaaattgggaaaatttaaaaacagaattaataaaatgatttttttttttttttaaatacaggataagaaaaattgttaaaatctCTATAAAACTAATCAGAACTCTTATTTTTTCATGcagtaaaatgcattttggTGATTTAGTCCGTTAAATGAACGTGATGTATGTAGACATGTAGATGGAGACAGTAATGGAAGTGGTTATAAGAAGAGCTGTTTGATGATTGGGGTTTACAGTACACTTTTATTGTGTTACTGTAAAGCAGAAGAAGCTGGCCAATGATTGACGGAGCAAACTGCTGTTTTCTTTGGTTTGCAGTTTatgcaaaaactaaatatgcTGCACTAGAAATTAGTTGGCCCATCATTGTCAGCAGTGTAACTAACACAAACTGCGATTCCGCTTATGGTAATAATTAcgcagtttgacattttgaaaataaattagcttaatggaaacatggggTATATTTGAAAACACTCATGTTTTGGTGCTAGGATTAGTCTTGCTGTTGTTTTCGGCCGTATcgaatttggtttattttgcaaaaatgcaatggaaatccttttttttttttgcatcacacaatcACCAACTAGGGCAACatccgctgctgctgctgctgtggatgTTGACGACAGAAAGTAGCTGGAGAACGATggtgtggcatgttttttttaacggTGTGAAAAAGCTTATCCACGTGTGGATTTTAACGCCGCGACTGCGAAATTGTGCCTTTTTTGACATTAGCTGAAAATCGACAAAGTCTTGCGCGCACTTGTAATGGAGACGCAGCTACGCCAGCTGTGTTGTTAAGGTTAGCGACCTCAAAACGCATTCCCCACCTCCCAGACAGCAGAAAGGAGAGCTGGTCGATGTACGTCTTGCCCTCCAGGGCGTACGTCTCTCCGGCCTTCAGCTCCACCGCCTTGTTTTTGAACGCCTTGGCGATGTCCTTGAACGCCTGGACTGGCACGCCCAGCGGCAGGTAGACGGCCTGGTAGAGGGAGGTCAGCTCCTCGCCGCGGAGGCCCTCCTGGTGGAGCCGGTAGAGGAGGTGGCAGATCTGCAGCAGGGCGgccgccagcagcagcaggctccAGGAGACGACGTCCGGGCCACACACGGTCAGCCAGCCCCACAGGGCGAGGCACAGGAAGGCGGGCGACAGGAAGCCGAAGATGAAGAGGGCGCCGAAGGCCCCACTGCCACCCATGTAGCCCAGAAACAGGATGGTGTTGCCCAGGTGATAGATGGCCCCCTCGG contains the following coding sequences:
- the popdc2 gene encoding popeye domain-containing protein 2 isoform X1 yields the protein MNADNSTLWDGLFSPPVCGGWSNNTEGAIYHLGNTILFLGYMGGSGAFGALFIFGFLSPAFLCLALWGWLTVCGPDVVSWSLLLLAAALLQICHLLYRLHQEGLRGEELTSLYQAVYLPLGVPVQAFKDIAKAFKNKAVELKAGETYALEGKTYIDQLSFLLSGRINVSLEGQFLHYIHRHQFLDSPEWESLRPNEEGKFQVTLTAEEDSRYVSWSRRRLYMLISKDRYIDNLFSVMLGYDISEKLYNLNNKLYIKSGVLLDIRLPSLYHVLAPSSQGSDGGSGSDGKEQHSQDLEPAYQSSHPGPSQVLKPDQQGPRTSNVSTEDGPHHCPWATEMPSGEDSTSLVLEDFADVAGSLMDYGSEKDYLR
- the popdc2 gene encoding popeye domain-containing protein 2 isoform X2, with the translated sequence MNADNSTLWDGLFSPPVCGGWSNNTEGAIYHLGNTILFLGYMGGSGAFGALFIFGFLSPAFLCLALWGWLTVCGPDVVSWSLLLLAAALLQICHLLYRLHQEGLRGEELTSLYQAVYLPLGVPVQAFKDIAKAFKNKAVELKAGETYALEGKTYIDQLSFLLSGRINVSLEGQFLHYIHRHQFLDSPEWESLRPNEEGKFQVTLTAEEDSRYVSWSRRRLYMLISKDRYIDNLFSVMLGYDISEKLYNLNNKLYIKSGVLLDIRLPSLYHVLAPSSQGSDGGSGSDGKEQHSQDLEPAYQSSHPGPSQVLKPDQQGPRTSNVSTEDGPHHCPWATEMPSGGAGDGNLPPRFQRRRAPLAPTDTPKL